The Candidatus Kapaibacterium sp. genome includes a region encoding these proteins:
- a CDS encoding T9SS type A sorting domain-containing protein, giving the protein MRIFFSMILFIFIPFMLFSQDYEQGFIDTVYQFTPGVYVETVEWEKHFPVNIFGPPSEKATLQVPASSMADVLPIGIGGEIIVGFSGKALFNGPGYDFIIFENAFLNPINKGIFAEPAKVAVSQDGIHFIEFPYDNETLEGLAGLTPVIGTKDPFIHPACGGDAFDLDDVGLSFITHIKLTDFTEIILTLETKHKYYNPEHILSGFDLDAVSARYLMDESLASILQFDNKYDFIIQSNYDYIQVISNEPNINLIASIFDIFGRKMNSNNFSDYLQIPISGFSSGIYLMQIVDSQGQILSIYKFVKL; this is encoded by the coding sequence ATGAGAATCTTTTTTTCGATGATATTATTCATTTTCATACCTTTTATGTTATTCTCGCAGGACTATGAGCAAGGTTTCATTGATACAGTTTATCAATTCACTCCCGGCGTTTATGTAGAAACTGTTGAATGGGAAAAGCATTTTCCAGTAAATATTTTTGGACCGCCCTCCGAAAAAGCAACTTTACAGGTTCCGGCTTCATCTATGGCAGATGTACTGCCGATTGGAATAGGTGGCGAAATCATAGTCGGTTTCAGTGGCAAGGCATTGTTTAACGGTCCGGGCTATGATTTCATAATTTTTGAGAATGCCTTTTTGAACCCAATAAATAAGGGCATTTTCGCTGAACCTGCTAAGGTTGCTGTGAGCCAAGATGGAATTCATTTTATCGAATTCCCGTATGATAATGAAACTCTGGAAGGATTAGCAGGATTAACTCCGGTTATCGGTACGAAAGACCCCTTCATTCATCCTGCTTGCGGCGGCGACGCTTTCGATTTAGATGATGTAGGATTGTCGTTCATCACGCATATTAAACTCACAGATTTTACGGAAATCATCTTAACTTTGGAAACTAAACACAAGTATTATAATCCTGAGCATATTCTCTCAGGATTTGATTTGGATGCAGTTTCCGCTCGTTATTTAATGGATGAATCATTAGCAAGTATTCTCCAATTTGATAATAAATATGATTTTATAATTCAATCTAACTATGATTATATTCAAGTTATTAGCAATGAACCTAATATTAATTTAATTGCATCAATTTTTGATATATTCGGTCGCAAAATGAATTCTAACAATTTTAGTGATTATTTGCAAATTCCGATTAGCGGCTTCAGTTCAGGAATTTATTTAATGCAAATAGTAGATTCTCAAGGTCAAATTTTATCAATTTATAAATTTGTTAAATTATGA
- a CDS encoding M50 family metallopeptidase, producing the protein MTNQEIVKSQTNKSIYGVMAFGLLTIILWNVPFGNMILYPFTILGTWFHELAHGLMALILGASFNKLVIFPNGSGYAQFSYSSLFLGNFGNALVAAAGPIGPTIAGALFLVASTKKRSTEIALYSLSFFLIISTLLWVRPWFGFGFVMILLFSVIITFIAFKGKDIVKTITLQLLAVQAFASMYQGIGYLFSKGAVVDGQQNFSDTQVIAENLLLPHWFWAFTILAFSVYIIYLSFKYVLAKKSPDKSNAVGV; encoded by the coding sequence ATGACGAATCAAGAAATAGTAAAATCTCAAACAAATAAATCTATTTATGGTGTGATGGCTTTCGGCTTACTCACCATTATATTATGGAATGTGCCTTTCGGGAACATGATTTTGTATCCATTTACTATCTTAGGTACTTGGTTTCATGAATTAGCTCATGGCTTGATGGCACTCATTTTAGGTGCAAGTTTCAATAAGCTCGTGATTTTTCCTAATGGTTCGGGTTACGCCCAATTCAGCTATTCATCTCTGTTCTTAGGGAATTTTGGGAATGCTTTGGTAGCAGCGGCAGGTCCGATAGGTCCGACAATCGCCGGAGCTCTGTTCTTAGTAGCATCGACTAAGAAGCGAAGCACTGAAATTGCACTCTACTCCTTGAGTTTTTTCCTTATAATTTCTACGTTGCTTTGGGTGCGTCCTTGGTTTGGTTTTGGTTTCGTAATGATTCTCCTCTTTTCGGTAATTATCACTTTTATAGCTTTCAAAGGCAAAGATATTGTCAAAACCATCACATTACAGTTGCTTGCAGTGCAGGCATTTGCAAGTATGTACCAAGGAATCGGATATTTGTTTTCAAAGGGAGCAGTAGTTGATGGACAACAAAACTTTTCTGATACTCAAGTAATTGCTGAAAATTTGCTTCTACCTCATTGGTTTTGGGCATTTACAATTTTAGCTTTCTCGGTTTATATTATTTATCTGAGTTTTAAATATGTGCTTGCTAAGAAATCACCGGACAAAAGCAATGCAGTTGGGGTTTAG
- a CDS encoding TonB-dependent receptor, which yields MLNCIIDKVFSSKALCMKFLIISLMQFFFFYGNSIAYESIESDSSRVVFPTISVVATREIMTPLADFSGTSVINSEFINRIMPMQISEILNFTPGIKIRDYGGLGGIKTISMRGSMASQTVIMLDGIKLNSSQNGMIDLNVIPVSLIDRILTTSGGMSAMHGSNAMGGVIDFGSNYNLQTSKIITNLGSFGERLISLSGGTNLSGINISAFGEYRTTNGDYSLNINQYGKKYNYHRENADYSSYSFGLISGLSLDSSSHLRFSSISNIANKGVPGAVLQGSIESLRARSDEFFSISSLSYSKLFSESMLFTSSFSYKYSENHFIDSKYVPLNYSGNTNFYANDLTFSGNLRLKKKYLDLNFSTELFHSQLVGDMLDKTLGGQVDRSGFSLGLTSEFRQISDYLRVVAATRLDLFSDNTSALSPFLGVILMPFNDMIEIPINISYNFRVPSFNELYYLNYGNSDLKPERSTSVNLGVRSYLSEYFNVQSNVFYINTSDMILSVPKSPVQWSAQNVGKVDSYGFELDLNGILFDNLLSYSFAYTRMNVIDKQPESPNYDKLLPYFPQESMGLTLFVTYSDFVLGNTLNYSSFAYSLRDNNHSSIIDNYLIYDVSLTRKFNFEQFAFQLRFDVKNLFDTEFEIIKNYPMPGRIFRASVQFIYGENQ from the coding sequence ATGTTAAACTGCATTATTGATAAAGTATTTTCTTCAAAAGCCCTGTGCATGAAGTTTCTTATTATATCGCTAATGCAGTTTTTCTTTTTTTACGGAAATTCTATTGCTTACGAATCCATAGAAAGCGACAGTTCGAGAGTTGTGTTCCCGACTATCTCTGTGGTTGCGACTCGAGAAATTATGACACCATTGGCTGATTTTTCCGGAACAAGCGTTATCAATTCTGAATTCATCAATAGAATCATGCCTATGCAAATCTCTGAAATATTGAATTTTACTCCCGGAATTAAAATCAGGGATTACGGTGGCTTAGGTGGAATCAAGACTATATCTATGCGCGGCAGCATGGCATCGCAAACTGTAATAATGCTTGACGGTATAAAACTCAATTCGTCGCAGAACGGAATGATTGATTTGAACGTGATTCCGGTCTCTTTGATTGACCGAATTCTAACCACAAGCGGAGGAATGTCCGCAATGCACGGTAGCAATGCAATGGGTGGTGTGATTGATTTTGGCAGTAATTATAATTTGCAAACTTCCAAGATTATCACAAATCTTGGCAGTTTCGGTGAACGCCTCATTAGCCTTAGCGGAGGGACTAATTTGAGTGGAATAAATATTTCAGCTTTTGGGGAATATCGGACTACAAACGGCGATTATAGTCTAAATATCAATCAATACGGCAAAAAATATAATTATCATCGCGAGAATGCTGATTATTCATCATACTCTTTTGGGCTAATTTCGGGGCTTTCGCTTGATTCATCGAGCCATTTGCGATTTTCATCAATATCTAATATCGCTAATAAAGGTGTGCCCGGAGCAGTTTTGCAAGGAAGCATTGAATCTCTAAGAGCGCGTAGCGACGAATTTTTCTCAATTTCAAGTCTAAGTTATTCTAAGCTATTCTCAGAATCAATGCTTTTTACATCATCGTTTTCGTATAAATATTCAGAAAATCATTTCATAGATAGCAAATACGTACCGCTCAACTATTCGGGCAACACAAATTTCTATGCAAATGATTTGACTTTTTCAGGTAATTTACGATTGAAAAAAAAATATTTGGATTTGAATTTTTCAACTGAGCTTTTTCATTCGCAATTGGTTGGAGATATGCTTGACAAAACTCTCGGCGGACAGGTTGACAGAAGTGGATTTTCCCTTGGATTGACATCAGAGTTTAGGCAAATTTCAGACTATTTGCGAGTTGTGGCAGCTACGAGATTGGACTTGTTCAGCGATAATACATCGGCATTGTCGCCTTTTTTGGGTGTAATATTAATGCCATTCAACGATATGATTGAAATTCCTATCAATATTTCGTATAACTTTCGAGTGCCATCCTTCAATGAATTGTACTATTTGAATTATGGCAATTCCGATTTAAAGCCCGAGCGTTCGACTTCTGTGAATCTTGGTGTCAGAAGCTATTTGAGCGAGTATTTCAATGTCCAAAGCAATGTTTTTTACATCAACACAAGCGATATGATTCTGTCTGTACCAAAATCTCCGGTTCAGTGGAGTGCTCAAAACGTCGGTAAAGTTGATTCTTACGGTTTTGAATTGGATTTGAACGGAATTTTATTCGATAATTTGCTCTCGTATAGTTTTGCATATACACGTATGAATGTGATTGACAAACAGCCCGAATCCCCAAACTATGACAAGCTGTTGCCGTATTTTCCCCAAGAAAGTATGGGCTTAACTTTGTTTGTAACTTACAGTGATTTCGTACTCGGCAACACGCTTAATTACTCGTCTTTTGCATATTCACTTCGCGACAATAATCACAGTTCGATAATTGATAATTATTTGATTTATGATGTATCATTGACGAGGAAATTCAATTTCGAGCAATTCGCATTTCAATTACGTTTTGATGTGAAAAATCTGTTTGACACCGAATTTGAAATCATCAAAAATTATCCTATGCCGGGGCGAATCTTCAGAGCATCTGTGCAATTCATTTACGGAGAAAACCAATGA